A single genomic interval of Nostoc commune NIES-4072 harbors:
- a CDS encoding TldD/PmbA family protein has protein sequence MPNINEIANSAKDNAGKLGIKKFDIYGSTVDDTSVQVDQGEPKQVKASNRSGVTVRVWNEDNTMGVTSTTDVDPKGLELALKTAYEASFFGVKENVPDFSPEATVPIANKPQDKTPQAPVAELIERLLVAEKELLAAHPAIKGVPYNGLSQRDIDRFYLNSDGAVRTESHSLASVYLYSKTEEEGKKPRSAGAFRINHSLDNLDINGCIKETADKTISHLNYEKIKTGKYRVVFSPEAFLSLLGGFSNLFNAQSILDNQSLSTADDLGKQIASPLLSVFDDALHPANVGAESFDGEGTPTRQVSLIENGVLKSFLHSAGTAKRFNTQPTGNASIGAKVSVSPNFYHVFSTVTPEEELSLETAENVIFIDDLQALHAGVKALQGSFSLPFDGWLVNKGVRTSIESATVAGDFLEVLKSIIYVEKEPELTPGGVCPKIWVNELSITGE, from the coding sequence ATGCCAAATATCAATGAGATTGCAAATTCTGCCAAGGACAATGCTGGTAAGCTTGGCATTAAGAAATTCGACATTTATGGCTCAACAGTAGATGATACTAGCGTGCAAGTAGACCAAGGTGAACCAAAACAAGTCAAAGCCTCAAATCGCTCTGGTGTTACTGTTCGTGTCTGGAATGAAGATAATACAATGGGTGTCACCAGCACCACAGATGTAGACCCAAAAGGACTGGAATTAGCTTTGAAAACTGCCTACGAAGCCAGTTTCTTTGGTGTTAAAGAAAATGTTCCTGATTTTAGTCCAGAAGCTACTGTTCCGATTGCAAACAAACCTCAAGATAAGACACCCCAAGCACCTGTTGCTGAACTCATAGAAAGATTGTTGGTAGCTGAAAAAGAATTACTAGCAGCTCATCCAGCAATTAAAGGTGTGCCTTATAATGGTTTATCGCAAAGAGATATTGATAGATTTTATCTCAATAGCGACGGTGCAGTGAGAACTGAATCTCACTCCTTAGCATCAGTTTATCTTTACAGCAAAACTGAGGAAGAAGGAAAAAAACCTCGTAGTGCAGGTGCTTTTAGAATCAACCATAGTTTAGATAATCTAGATATCAATGGTTGCATCAAAGAAACCGCAGATAAAACTATCAGTCATTTGAATTATGAAAAAATCAAAACTGGTAAATATCGGGTTGTTTTTTCACCAGAAGCTTTCTTAAGTCTGTTGGGTGGTTTTTCTAACTTATTCAACGCTCAAAGTATTTTAGACAATCAAAGCTTATCTACTGCTGATGATTTAGGTAAGCAAATTGCTTCTCCTCTGCTTTCAGTTTTTGATGATGCACTTCACCCAGCTAACGTAGGTGCAGAAAGTTTTGATGGTGAAGGAACTCCTACTCGTCAGGTTTCGCTGATTGAAAATGGTGTTTTAAAAAGCTTTCTCCACAGTGCAGGTACTGCTAAAAGGTTCAATACCCAGCCAACAGGTAATGCCAGTATTGGTGCAAAAGTTAGCGTTAGTCCCAATTTTTATCACGTTTTTTCTACAGTAACTCCTGAAGAAGAGTTAAGTTTAGAAACTGCTGAAAATGTGATTTTTATCGATGATTTACAAGCTCTCCATGCTGGAGTTAAAGCCTTGCAAGGCTCGTTTTCTTTGCCGTTTGATGGTTGGCTAGTTAATAAAGGTGTTAGGACGAGTATTGAGTCAGCAACTGTTGCTGGTGATTTCTTGGAAGTCCTGAAATCAATTATTTATGTAGAAAAAGAGCCAGAGTTAACGCCAGGGGGAGTTTGTCCGAAAATCTGGGTTAATGAACTGTCGATTACTGGTGAGTAA
- a CDS encoding YqaE/Pmp3 family membrane protein → MKLVRFLLGLLVPPLGVFLTVGVGPTLFINILLTVLGWLPGSIHAIWVIAKRDEQLNREGNIY, encoded by the coding sequence ATGAAATTAGTTCGTTTTCTTCTAGGTTTGTTAGTGCCTCCTTTAGGCGTTTTCCTGACTGTTGGAGTTGGGCCAACTCTATTTATTAACATCTTGCTCACAGTTCTAGGTTGGCTACCCGGTAGTATTCATGCAATTTGGGTCATTGCCAAGCGTGATGAACAACTAAATAGGGAAGGAAATATTTACTAA
- a CDS encoding EamA family transporter translates to MKSISQSSNVKIVPYIILFVSILFSISGQLLMKYTMSHTNEGLFNWVFIQKLVLAISIYCLGVVNWILALRSVKLSIAYPLTSLNYVGIFFGSYYFFNEQITLTRIAGVITIFIGVLLVVIPWKKSTSSMYSKYHQKD, encoded by the coding sequence ATGAAATCTATCTCGCAAAGTTCAAACGTTAAAATAGTTCCTTATATTATATTGTTTGTCAGTATTTTATTTAGTATTTCTGGTCAATTGCTGATGAAGTATACCATGAGCCATACAAATGAGGGACTATTTAATTGGGTATTTATTCAAAAATTAGTATTAGCTATTAGTATTTATTGCTTGGGGGTAGTAAATTGGATATTAGCTCTGCGCTCTGTCAAATTAAGTATTGCTTATCCACTAACTAGTTTAAATTATGTCGGTATATTTTTCGGTTCATACTACTTTTTTAATGAACAGATTACACTAACTAGAATAGCAGGAGTAATCACTATTTTTATAGGTGTTCTTTTAGTAGTTATTCCCTGGAAAAAATCTACATCATCAATGTATAGCAAATATCATCAAAAAGATTAA
- a CDS encoding pentapeptide repeat-containing protein, with product MKRIFLTAAALLSTLSLAAPLPVKAENSASVRRLLETRECFGCNLAGANLKGAHLIGVDLRNANLKGANLESANLEGADLTGANLKSANLTDAFVNGTSLNNANLTNVDLSNAHLYNTDVDGAIMANIDLSGADVFNTAISIGGEY from the coding sequence ATGAAACGAATTTTTTTGACGGCAGCAGCCTTACTCAGCACGCTATCTCTAGCTGCTCCCCTTCCTGTCAAAGCAGAAAACTCCGCTTCTGTCCGGCGCTTGCTGGAAACTAGGGAATGTTTTGGATGTAATTTAGCAGGAGCGAACCTCAAAGGCGCTCACCTGATAGGTGTTGACCTCAGAAATGCAAATTTAAAAGGAGCTAATCTTGAAAGTGCTAACCTAGAAGGTGCTGATTTAACTGGTGCAAATTTGAAGTCTGCTAATCTCACAGATGCTTTTGTCAATGGTACTAGCCTAAATAATGCTAATCTCACCAATGTTGATTTGAGTAATGCTCATTTATATAATACAGACGTAGATGGCGCTATTATGGCTAATATTGATTTAAGCGGTGCTGATGTATTTAATACTGCCATTAGCATTGGTGGTGAATACTAA
- a CDS encoding pentapeptide repeat-containing protein yields the protein MDANELLKRYENGETKFLEANLNGVNLFGADLIDITLNKADLSNAILIFSYLNRGILNKANLVCTKLNGANLNQASLIDANLHDANLHGATLQGADLRGAVMPDGTIND from the coding sequence ATGGATGCCAATGAACTTCTTAAACGATATGAAAATGGAGAAACAAAGTTTTTGGAGGCAAACTTAAACGGCGTAAATTTGTTTGGTGCAGACTTGATTGATATAACTTTGAATAAGGCAGATTTATCTAATGCAATCCTAATTTTTAGCTATCTAAATCGGGGAATCCTAAATAAGGCCAATCTAGTTTGTACAAAGCTAAATGGTGCGAACCTAAATCAGGCAAGTTTAATCGATGCCAACTTGCATGATGCTAATTTACATGGTGCAACTTTACAGGGTGCTGATTTGCGTGGTGCAGTCATGCCTGATGGAACAATTAACGACTAA
- a CDS encoding glycosyltransferase — MSLFVLLPAYNEQESIRPLFKKFQVLQQISNMDIRLILVDDGSKDATAQTAIEESQSLGISLKLVQHPKNAGLGQAIKTGFTTFLEISKEGDFLAAMDCDNTQPPELLIKMYETMIAGSYDIAIASRYRKGSKVIGLSKFREIMSYGASWLFRIAARVPGVRDYTCGYRLYNRTFVSKLDMYYGESLFTESGFACMIDLLLKAKPLKPRIVEIPMVLRYDEKPSASKMKIIKTITRTLKLLFKNLTSAAPTAANLGQTFNQQETLRIPLKMTNRK, encoded by the coding sequence ATGAGTCTTTTTGTTCTTTTACCCGCATACAATGAGCAAGAATCAATTCGCCCCTTGTTCAAAAAGTTTCAAGTATTGCAGCAAATATCTAATATGGATATCCGGCTGATTCTTGTTGATGATGGTAGCAAGGATGCAACTGCTCAGACTGCAATAGAAGAATCTCAATCGCTGGGGATATCGCTGAAATTAGTCCAACATCCTAAAAATGCTGGTTTAGGTCAAGCAATTAAAACAGGTTTCACAACTTTCTTAGAAATTTCTAAAGAAGGTGATTTTTTAGCCGCAATGGATTGCGATAACACTCAACCACCAGAACTATTAATCAAGATGTATGAGACGATGATAGCTGGTAGCTATGATATTGCGATCGCATCTAGATATCGAAAAGGCTCCAAAGTCATAGGCTTATCAAAATTTAGAGAGATAATGAGCTACGGAGCAAGCTGGCTTTTTAGAATTGCCGCCCGTGTACCAGGTGTAAGAGACTACACCTGCGGCTACAGGCTGTATAACCGTACTTTCGTCAGTAAACTAGATATGTATTATGGCGAGAGTTTATTCACTGAAAGTGGATTTGCTTGCATGATAGATTTACTGCTGAAAGCCAAACCGCTCAAACCAAGAATTGTAGAAATTCCAATGGTTTTGAGATATGACGAAAAGCCAAGTGCTAGCAAAATGAAAATTATTAAAACTATTACTCGAACCCTAAAGCTCTTGTTTAAGAATCTAACATCGGCAGCGCCAACTGCTGCTAATTTAGGTCAGACTTTCAATCAGCAAGAAACATTAAGAATTCCCTTGAAAATGACAAATCGTAAATAA
- a CDS encoding Tex family protein, whose protein sequence is MLNIPQLLATEINLKPHQVQNALELLAEGATIPFIARYRKERTDEMNEVQLRELADRYTYLTELEERKSVILSAIAELGKLTDELKAKISSCLQKTELEDLYLPYRPKRRTRATIAREKGLEPLAEFIKLLNVKNAATASLEEEAAKYISEAKGVKTAEEALKGAADILAEEVAEKAELRAYIRDYLLEEGVFVSRIKDDYPEGTTKFEMYRNYQIKVKNIAPHNMLALCRGETEKVLSFEIAFDEDTVLYYLESKEIKTKVRTIRDFYQAMLKDAFNRLMKVSLMGEVISEKKVYADMESIKTFETNLRELLLSPPAGMKPTLAIDPGFRTGCKVAVLDQTGKFMEYQAVFPHQAAEQRAKAAQTVKNLIEKYKIELIAIGNGTASRETEEFVTQVLQTIERKPVKVMVNESGASIYSASIVALEEFPDLDITVRGAISIGRRLQDPLAELVKIDPKSIGVGQYQHDVDQKLLKKKLDETVESCVNYVGVDLNMASKELLTSVSGITATVANNIVAYRNQNGAFKNRRQLLKIPKLGPKAFEQAAGFLRIRGGDNPLDNTAVHPESYSVVEAIASDLNVPLNQVTQIAEKLKKTNLKKYVTDSVGEPTLRDILSELEKPGRDPRAEFKYATFKEGIKEIRDLKVGMELEGMITNVANFGAFVDIGVHQDGLVHISQLADRFVDDPKKVVKVGQVVKVQVLEINEKLKRISLSMKAVKQ, encoded by the coding sequence ATGCTGAACATTCCTCAATTACTGGCAACTGAAATAAACCTCAAACCTCATCAGGTGCAAAACGCGCTGGAACTTTTGGCGGAGGGTGCAACAATTCCTTTTATTGCACGTTATCGTAAAGAGCGCACCGATGAGATGAATGAAGTGCAACTCCGTGAACTGGCTGATCGATATACTTATTTAACAGAACTGGAAGAACGAAAATCTGTGATTTTAAGTGCGATCGCAGAACTTGGTAAACTCACAGATGAACTCAAAGCCAAAATCTCATCCTGCTTACAAAAAACCGAACTTGAGGATTTATATCTACCCTATCGCCCAAAACGACGCACCCGCGCCACTATCGCCAGAGAAAAAGGACTCGAACCACTAGCGGAATTCATCAAGTTGCTAAATGTAAAAAATGCTGCAACGGCTTCACTAGAAGAAGAAGCCGCTAAGTATATTTCTGAAGCCAAGGGAGTAAAAACAGCAGAAGAAGCGCTCAAAGGCGCTGCTGATATTTTAGCGGAAGAAGTGGCTGAAAAGGCTGAATTACGGGCATATATCCGCGATTATCTTCTCGAAGAAGGGGTATTTGTCTCCCGCATCAAAGATGATTATCCCGAAGGTACAACCAAATTTGAGATGTACCGTAATTATCAAATTAAGGTAAAAAATATTGCACCACACAATATGCTGGCGTTGTGTCGGGGTGAAACGGAGAAAGTATTAAGCTTTGAAATTGCTTTTGATGAGGATACGGTACTTTACTATCTTGAGTCGAAAGAAATTAAAACCAAAGTTCGGACAATTCGGGATTTTTATCAAGCGATGTTGAAGGATGCATTCAATCGTTTGATGAAAGTCTCTCTAATGGGAGAGGTAATTTCTGAGAAGAAAGTCTATGCAGACATGGAATCAATCAAGACATTTGAAACTAATCTGCGAGAGTTGCTGCTGTCTCCACCAGCCGGAATGAAACCCACCTTGGCGATAGACCCTGGATTTAGAACTGGGTGTAAAGTTGCTGTGCTCGACCAAACGGGGAAATTTATGGAATACCAAGCGGTTTTTCCTCACCAAGCGGCTGAACAACGCGCTAAAGCTGCACAAACTGTCAAAAATCTGATTGAAAAGTACAAGATTGAGTTAATCGCCATCGGTAACGGTACAGCCTCCCGCGAGACAGAGGAGTTTGTCACACAAGTATTGCAAACCATAGAACGCAAACCAGTTAAGGTGATGGTAAATGAATCTGGTGCATCTATATATTCTGCTAGTATTGTGGCGTTAGAAGAGTTTCCCGATTTAGATATTACCGTGCGCGGTGCAATTAGTATCGGCCGCCGTTTGCAAGATCCTCTAGCGGAACTTGTGAAAATCGATCCCAAATCTATTGGTGTGGGACAATATCAGCACGATGTCGATCAGAAGTTGCTGAAAAAGAAATTGGATGAGACTGTAGAAAGCTGCGTTAACTATGTCGGCGTAGACTTGAACATGGCCTCCAAAGAACTTCTGACTTCCGTCTCTGGAATTACGGCAACAGTTGCCAATAACATTGTCGCCTATCGTAACCAGAATGGAGCCTTTAAAAATCGCCGACAACTTTTGAAAATTCCAAAGCTGGGGCCAAAGGCCTTTGAACAAGCGGCGGGTTTTCTGCGGATTCGCGGCGGTGATAACCCATTGGATAATACAGCAGTGCATCCAGAAAGTTATTCTGTAGTAGAAGCGATCGCATCTGATCTAAATGTGCCATTAAATCAGGTGACACAAATTGCTGAAAAACTTAAAAAGACCAACCTGAAAAAATATGTTACCGATAGCGTTGGCGAACCCACACTGCGCGACATCCTCAGCGAACTAGAAAAACCAGGTAGAGATCCCCGTGCAGAATTTAAGTATGCCACCTTCAAAGAAGGAATTAAGGAAATCAGGGACTTAAAGGTGGGAATGGAACTAGAGGGAATGATCACAAATGTCGCCAACTTCGGCGCTTTCGTTGATATCGGCGTACATCAAGATGGCTTGGTGCATATATCCCAACTTGCTGATAGATTTGTAGACGATCCCAAAAAAGTTGTCAAAGTCGGACAAGTAGTCAAAGTACAGGTCTTAGAAATCAACGAGAAACTTAAGCGGATTAGTTTGTCGATGAAAGCAGTTAAACAATAA
- a CDS encoding NAD(P)/FAD-dependent oxidoreductase, which produces MNIGIIGGGITGLVLAQRLSNQGHKVTVFDSNKQLGGLTTYHDYGLFTWDRFYHVILPSDTHLINFLRDIDLGDKLRWHRSLTGFYDNKKFYSISNSIEFLRFPLFGLIGKIRLAFTLLYGSRLNNWRRLEKILVEDWLLKLGGKSTYEKLWKPLLLSKLGENYKRISAVFIWAYIKRLFSARDSSLNKEQLGYVSGGYKTVFDHIEKLIYAAGGHIHTGVAVEYIAPHPEGGMWVEYQSKKEHFDKVIFTGPVNILQQVAAKELVKVSDTGETVEYLGVICMVLITRKALIPYYVVNIADRNVPFTGVIGMSNLVSLQETAGYHITFLPKYILSTDPLLKKPDDELRQVFFQGIRLMFPELKADDIVAAHINRAIKVQPLQVLNYSSLVPKVSTENDDFFVVNTSQLVNDSVNNNAVVRQVDEFLKKSTLLNS; this is translated from the coding sequence ATGAATATAGGCATCATTGGCGGAGGTATAACTGGACTAGTATTAGCCCAACGTCTTTCAAATCAAGGACATAAAGTAACTGTATTCGATAGTAATAAGCAGCTTGGTGGACTTACCACTTATCATGATTATGGGTTGTTTACCTGGGATCGGTTTTATCACGTTATCCTCCCTTCTGATACTCATTTAATAAATTTTCTCAGAGATATTGATCTTGGAGATAAGCTGCGTTGGCATCGAAGTTTAACAGGCTTCTACGACAATAAAAAATTTTATTCTATCAGTAACTCTATAGAATTTCTCCGCTTTCCTTTGTTCGGACTTATAGGTAAAATCAGATTAGCTTTCACTCTACTGTATGGTTCACGCCTGAATAACTGGCGGCGCTTAGAGAAGATATTAGTTGAAGATTGGCTATTGAAACTTGGTGGCAAAAGTACATACGAAAAACTATGGAAACCTTTGCTTCTATCCAAATTAGGAGAGAACTATAAGCGAATATCAGCAGTTTTTATTTGGGCTTATATCAAAAGGTTATTTTCAGCGCGGGATTCTTCATTAAACAAAGAACAACTTGGTTATGTCTCAGGCGGTTACAAAACTGTTTTTGACCATATAGAAAAATTAATTTACGCGGCTGGGGGTCATATTCACACAGGTGTTGCGGTGGAATATATTGCACCTCATCCAGAGGGTGGAATGTGGGTAGAATATCAGAGCAAAAAGGAACATTTTGATAAAGTCATCTTTACTGGCCCAGTTAATATTCTGCAACAGGTTGCTGCTAAAGAATTAGTCAAAGTTTCAGACACAGGTGAAACAGTAGAATATCTGGGCGTAATCTGCATGGTACTTATTACTCGCAAGGCTTTAATTCCTTATTACGTAGTAAATATTGCCGATAGAAATGTACCCTTTACTGGAGTTATTGGGATGAGTAACCTAGTTTCTTTGCAAGAGACAGCAGGATACCATATCACATTCCTACCAAAATATATCCTTTCCACTGACCCGTTATTAAAAAAGCCAGATGATGAATTGCGCCAAGTATTTTTCCAGGGTATACGTTTGATGTTCCCAGAACTTAAAGCAGATGATATTGTCGCGGCACATATTAATCGAGCTATTAAAGTACAGCCACTACAAGTTTTAAATTATTCAAGCCTTGTTCCAAAAGTGAGTACTGAAAACGATGATTTTTTCGTTGTCAATACCTCACAGTTGGTCAATGATAGCGTCAATAACAACGCAGTCGTCCGACAGGTTGATGAATTTCTCAAGAAATCAACATTACTAAATTCTTGA
- a CDS encoding EamA family transporter → MNIITWLVLMLVVLFGTTANLSLKYGLHISSHTKGASASIQNLLLSRYFWIWFVCYTFMTILWLYVLRTIPLSQAFPVLGLMYAFVPIASHYLLKEQVVFSQWLGISIIITGVILVVN, encoded by the coding sequence ATGAACATCATTACTTGGCTTGTCTTAATGCTTGTGGTTTTATTCGGAACAACAGCTAACCTATCACTAAAGTATGGACTTCACATTTCTAGCCATACTAAGGGAGCAAGCGCATCTATCCAAAATCTGTTATTGTCTCGTTATTTTTGGATTTGGTTTGTTTGCTATACATTTATGACTATATTGTGGCTTTATGTATTGCGGACAATTCCTCTAAGCCAAGCATTTCCAGTTTTAGGATTAATGTATGCATTTGTGCCAATTGCTTCTCACTATCTTTTAAAAGAGCAGGTTGTATTTAGCCAGTGGTTAGGAATTTCCATTATTATAACTGGTGTAATTCTGGTTGTAAATTAA
- a CDS encoding TldD/PmbA family protein, which produces MLTSTLLLSNQLPTLQYSSTPERFDETWEAPLATLLGLGRAAGADFIELFLERRNYISCLAEDDSITSISPSLSTGAGVRVFRGKADCYVSTNDLSFSGLKAALEKGLSILGLQLPTAKAFIPEINLELLRDYATKRGKDAWLPVCSSIREMGEVLLDGTAHLKQKASHVQSRRATYFRDWQEVLIAASDGTFARDIRLTQSVGFNLLCADGANRASIGERAGNTSDANFLRTWDSQQAAEKIAESAGKMLYADYVESGTYPIIMANHFGGVIFHEACGHLLETTQIERNTTPFADKKGEKIAHESLTAWDEGRSENAFGTIDMDDEGMPAQRTLLIEKGVLKNFLADRTGSARTGHPRTGSGRRQNYTFAAASRMRNTYIDSGEYSIDDLFTSVDKGIYCKKMGGGSVGATGQFNFSVDEAYLIENGKITKPLKGAILIGEAKEIMNKISMCSQDLEIAPGFCGSVSGSIYTTVGQPHIKVDSITVGGR; this is translated from the coding sequence ATGCTTACAAGTACGCTACTTCTCTCGAATCAACTTCCCACCCTGCAATATTCCTCCACACCAGAGCGTTTCGATGAAACCTGGGAAGCCCCCCTGGCTACCCTCCTGGGATTAGGACGCGCCGCAGGCGCTGACTTCATCGAATTATTTTTAGAACGTCGCAACTATATTAGTTGTCTTGCAGAAGACGACTCCATCACTAGTATTTCACCCAGTCTGTCTACAGGCGCGGGAGTCAGAGTATTTCGCGGCAAAGCTGATTGCTACGTTAGCACCAATGACCTTTCGTTTTCCGGTTTGAAAGCAGCTTTAGAAAAAGGTCTTTCTATCCTGGGATTGCAACTACCCACTGCTAAAGCTTTTATCCCAGAAATCAACCTAGAATTATTGAGAGATTACGCCACCAAAAGAGGCAAAGATGCCTGGCTACCAGTGTGTAGCTCCATCCGAGAAATGGGAGAAGTCCTCCTTGATGGTACTGCCCACCTGAAGCAAAAAGCTAGCCACGTCCAATCGCGCCGTGCTACCTATTTCCGGGATTGGCAAGAAGTTTTAATCGCCGCTAGTGACGGCACTTTTGCCCGTGACATTCGCCTCACTCAGTCAGTAGGATTTAACCTGTTGTGTGCTGATGGTGCTAATCGTGCTTCCATCGGTGAACGCGCTGGTAATACTAGCGATGCTAACTTCTTGAGGACTTGGGATTCTCAACAAGCTGCCGAAAAAATAGCAGAATCTGCTGGCAAAATGCTCTACGCCGATTACGTAGAATCAGGTACTTACCCGATTATTATGGCGAATCACTTTGGCGGCGTAATCTTCCACGAAGCTTGCGGACACCTGTTAGAAACCACCCAAATTGAACGTAATACTACACCCTTTGCTGATAAGAAAGGCGAAAAAATTGCCCACGAAAGTTTGACAGCCTGGGATGAAGGGCGTTCTGAAAATGCCTTCGGGACAATCGACATGGATGACGAAGGTATGCCTGCTCAAAGAACCCTATTAATTGAAAAAGGCGTTCTCAAAAACTTCTTAGCAGATAGAACAGGTTCTGCACGTACTGGACACCCCAGAACTGGAAGTGGACGCCGCCAAAATTATACCTTTGCTGCTGCTAGCCGGATGCGTAATACTTATATTGATTCTGGCGAATATAGCATTGATGATTTATTTACCTCTGTCGATAAAGGTATTTACTGTAAAAAGATGGGTGGCGGAAGCGTTGGTGCTACAGGCCAATTTAACTTTAGCGTTGATGAAGCTTATTTGATTGAAAATGGCAAAATCACCAAACCGCTAAAGGGAGCAATTCTAATTGGTGAAGCTAAGGAAATTATGAATAAAATTTCTATGTGTTCCCAAGATTTGGAAATTGCACCAGGTTTTTGTGGCTCTGTCAGTGGCAGTATTTACACCACAGTAGGACAACCCCACATCAAGGTTGATTCTATTACTGTCGGTGGAAGATAA
- a CDS encoding histidine kinase encodes MPNNIKQQIQADLQQAKETGQLRTERIREIVKSAVSQVGSEFKQGSSELRSLVKDAVSAVIENFQEKGGELKDEVTASIEGALEGINSKRHESIAKTQTDIKRLQAQLDGEEEKLQQEVDVILAEIEETGKEKPASTKTAIDSAINALKDSEEAGLLKKRYAQLQAQLAIVRANLAARYGGRNMEVQDYLDEAKHWYDKARPQAESMAVQVEQKRSQLEDKLGEAGTSLARKEHQIKQTLRELLLTAADLFKDKEPANKERDTIHK; translated from the coding sequence ATGCCTAACAATATCAAACAACAAATTCAAGCAGACCTGCAACAAGCTAAAGAAACTGGACAATTAAGAACTGAGCGGATTCGGGAAATTGTGAAATCCGCAGTTTCTCAAGTAGGTTCTGAGTTTAAGCAAGGTTCTAGTGAACTTCGTAGTCTTGTTAAAGATGCCGTTTCTGCTGTAATTGAAAACTTCCAAGAAAAAGGTGGCGAACTTAAAGATGAAGTGACAGCTTCTATTGAAGGAGCGCTGGAAGGGATTAACAGCAAAAGACACGAAAGCATTGCTAAAACTCAGACAGATATAAAACGGCTACAGGCTCAACTAGATGGTGAAGAAGAAAAACTCCAGCAAGAGGTTGATGTAATTTTGGCAGAAATTGAAGAGACAGGTAAGGAAAAACCTGCTAGTACTAAAACTGCAATTGATTCAGCTATCAATGCTCTTAAAGATAGTGAAGAAGCCGGATTGTTAAAGAAACGTTACGCCCAACTGCAAGCGCAGCTAGCCATTGTCCGAGCTAACTTAGCTGCACGCTATGGCGGACGTAATATGGAAGTTCAGGATTATCTAGACGAAGCTAAACACTGGTACGATAAAGCTCGTCCTCAAGCAGAATCTATGGCTGTGCAGGTAGAACAGAAGCGATCGCAGCTTGAAGATAAACTGGGTGAAGCTGGTACATCTCTAGCAAGAAAAGAACATCAAATTAAACAGACGTTGAGAGAGTTACTCTTAACGGCAGCTGACTTATTCAAAGATAAGGAACCTGCGAATAAAGAGCGGGATACTATTCACAAATAG
- a CDS encoding phage holin family protein, translating to MLTPLLTALATALSLLIVDLVVPGVNIANFPAAIIAALVIGLINGSVKPVLSTLSLPLNFLSFGAFSLVVNGLCFWLAAVLVPGFAVRGILGFLLGPVILTFANTFINNYFVERNLLTGSGDVKSQGELPSR from the coding sequence ATGTTAACACCATTATTAACCGCCCTAGCTACAGCTTTGAGCCTGTTGATTGTTGATTTAGTTGTTCCAGGCGTTAATATTGCTAACTTTCCCGCAGCTATAATTGCTGCTTTAGTAATTGGTCTAATTAACGGTTCAGTTAAACCAGTTTTGTCTACTCTTTCTCTACCACTTAACTTTCTATCATTTGGAGCATTTTCACTCGTCGTCAACGGTTTATGTTTCTGGTTAGCAGCAGTGCTAGTTCCTGGGTTTGCAGTTCGCGGAATTCTTGGTTTCCTTCTTGGGCCGGTGATCCTAACTTTTGCTAACACCTTCATTAACAACTACTTTGTTGAAAGAAACCTGTTAACCGGCAGTGGAGATGTAAAAAGTCAAGGTGAATTACCTTCTAGATAA
- a CDS encoding 2Fe-2S iron-sulfur cluster-binding protein, with product MAVYQVQFINPTLGLDRTIPVPDDQYILDIAEESGIRLPSGCKQGECSACVAKLISGEVDQSEQKFLRPSEVQAGYVVTCVTYPLSNCTLETHQEQILYKSALYYQPESGKSK from the coding sequence ATGGCAGTTTATCAAGTTCAATTCATCAACCCTACACTTGGATTAGATCGTACCATTCCAGTACCAGACGATCAATATATTCTGGATATCGCAGAAGAATCAGGTATCCGCCTACCATCTGGGTGCAAACAAGGCGAATGTTCTGCTTGTGTCGCCAAACTCATTAGCGGTGAAGTCGATCAAAGTGAGCAAAAATTTCTGCGCCCAAGTGAAGTACAGGCTGGTTATGTTGTTACTTGTGTAACTTACCCCTTATCTAATTGCACTTTAGAAACCCATCAAGAACAAATCTTGTATAAATCAGCGCTTTACTATCAGCCTGAGTCGGGAAAATCCAAGTGA